In the genome of Streptomyces sannanensis, the window CGGGTCACCCTCCAGGCTTGTCCGGGCGTGCGCAACACGAGGAGACGCAATGTCGACGACCAACGCCACCGGCACCGAGCCGGAGCCGCACGAACCGGAAGACTCTGGGGAGAGCGGCGAGGCTGGGGAGGAGACAGAGCGTCACAGCAGGGCCGACCGCTTCAAGCGGTTGGGAAGTGAGGCAGCCACTGTGGTGGCCATGGGATTCGTTGCGGCGATCGGAGACGAAGTCGTCCGGCAGATCCTCGAATGGCTGTCCAGCCGGTTCTGAAACGCAGAACGGCCCGGTAGGCGCCGGGCCGTTGCCACTCTGCGGTGACGTGGATGAAGGGTCGCCGACTCCTTAGGTTGCAGCCGGAGGGGGTCGGTCGACCTTCTTTTTGGCTGCGACGGCCGGACACTACGCACGCGCGGACCTGGCCGATGCTTCCTGTTTCTCTTCCTGACTTCCTGATCTCGGGAGCAATGTTGCTCGTGAGAAACGTTGCTCCCGACACGTTCAGACTAGCAAGTCAGCGAACTCCGCAGTGCGCTGCGGCGGTCCCCACTTCCCCTGTAGCCGGCGTCACCGGCTGCCGGCCGTGGCATGATCCCCGGTCATGGGGAGATTCAGGTGGGGGAAGACAGTTGGTGCGCTGGTCACGGTCGTGACCGTGGCGGCCGTGGGCGGCTGCAGCAGCCCGGACGGCACGAGCACCGCGAAGCCGGCGGCGGTGAAGACGGTGAGCGTGGTGGACGCCACGAGCACGTTCAAGGCCGCGGTGGAGGAGTTCGACGCGACCGGCGGCTGCACCGACGCGGAGCCAGGGACGTGCTGGGAGCAGATGCAAGCGCTCATGGAGCCCGCGCGCACCCTGCGGAAGGCGATGAACGCGGAGAAGTCCGTGGGCCCGGAGTTCTGGACGGATGCGTACGCGCTGATCGACAAGATGGAGAAGGGCATCGCTGTAGGGGAGGACAAGGGGGCCACGGCCGTCGGCACGAACCGGCCCGACGTCTTCGGCTCCGCCCACGAGTTGTCGGACTGGCTCGATCAGAACCCCGTCTCGTAGGGGACCCGCTCGTATAGCTGCTGCCAACGCTCCGTAGCCGGGACCAGGTCACCGATCCAGCCTGGGGCTGATCGCCGCGGGCGACTCAGCCGCGTACCGTGCGGCGGCGCGTATGCCCGCTGTACCAGGGCAGCGCCAGGCCGTCGTTCTCTCGCCGGGGTACCAGGTGCAGATGAAGGTGGAACACCGACTGCGTGGCCTCCCGGCCCCGCGAAGTGATGATGTTCATCGGAGCGTCGCCGGCAGCAAGTTCGGCCGCGCGTCGCATCGTCACGGCCGACACCTCCGGGTCCTCACCGAAGTCGGCCACGTGCTGCTTGGGAATGACCAGCGTGTGCCCCTCCACGACCGGACCGAGCGGAACGATCGCGAGCGCGTCGCCCCACTCCCGTACCACGGTGGCCGGCGCCCGCCCGGAAACGATCTCGCAGAACACACAGCCGGAGTCAGTCACGTCACGATCCTGTTCGAGCTCGATGCTTCCTCAGGAGCGATCCTAAGCACGAACTCGCGCCCACCGCCGTACGGCTTCGGTAACCGACACGCTTACTGGACAGCGAGAACCCGGCGACCCTCGGCCAATCTCCACGAGCCGCCGGTCAGTGCGCAGTTCGCGCCCTGTCCGGGGGCGGTGACGGCTTCCTCGATCAGCACCTCCGCACGGGTGTTGCAGCCGTCGCGGTCGGCGTCAATCCAGTGGCGGAACTTGGTGCGCTCGTAGCCGGTGCGGTCCTCGTCCTGGACGGCGAGTCTGGTGAGGGCGTCGCGGACGGGCAGAGCGATCGTGTCGTCGGCGTGCGCGGCGCCCGGGGTGAGCAGAACGGTGAGCGTGGAGACGACGGCGGCCGCGGTGCCGACGGCGCGGGGGAGACGCACGGGCAGGGTTCCTCTCGAAGATCATCAACAGGTTCGCGGTCTTTGTAGCGGCCACGGTCGCCTCCAGTGCAGGATTCGGCCGTCGGCTCACCCGCCCGGGCGGTAGGTCACATCATCGCCCGGCACCTTCCGGCGAGGGCTCGCAGGCACTGGGGGCAGCAGCGGCACACCCCACTCGGACGGGTGACGGCGGATCGGTTGTGCGCACAGACGGCCACCTGTGGTGGCTTGTGCTTCACGAGATGTCCACGCAGTGACGAGCACAGTGTGAGCTATGCCACGAGTCCGACGATTCTTGAAATGGAAACTTTCAGCCCGCCTGCATCGCCGCAGCCCACACCCCATATTCGAACGCGCGACCCAGCGCCGTAATCACGTTCCGTTTATGAAGAAGATCGCAAAGTCACAATTCTCGGGGGGCGCATGAGTTTCAGGACCGGAAAAACGACAGGGTGGGGCGTGAGAGCCCGACCCAACGGGGCGCTCACGCGGACCAGTTGGCCCGCGTCCGAACCCGCCGGCCTCAATGGAGGGGACCGGTGCTCACCGCCTGGAGGACTGCATGGGCAACGGCGACGTCACCACTGACGTATCGCCCCAGGACGGCGGCCACGGCCAGCCCGTCCAGGCCCCGCCCCCCGATCTGCCCCTCGACTTCGAGGGCTTCTATCTCGGGCACCAGGAGTTCTTCCACGACTTCGCGGAGATCCACCTCGGCAGCCGACGCACCGCCGAACAGGTGGTCCACCAGGTGTTCCTGGAGATCCTCGGAGGCTGGGACGAGCTGCTGCAGCAGGGCGACCTGGAGCAGCAGACACTCGCCGTGCTGCACCGCGGCGTCACCCGCCGCCTCGAAGAGGACGGACGACCGCCAGCCTTCCTCATCAACGGTCCGATAGCAAAGAACCTCGAGGCGGTCCGAAGCCAGCTGGAACTCAACAGCAGTGCCAGCGGCCTGTACGAGGCGATCCTGGAGCTGCCCACCCGCCAGTTCACCGTGATCGTCCTGCGCCACCTGCTCGGCTACCCCACCAGGCGGATCGCCCGCTACATGGGCCTGGACACCCGCACCGTCGACTACCACGGCCGCAAAGGCAAGGAACGCCTCCGCATCCGGCTCGGCCTGCCCGCGGCGCCCGGCAAGAACAAGAAGGCAGGACAATGACCGTCATCGATGAACTTCTGGCCAACGCCCGTATCCCCACCGGTCCGCGTGACGGCTTCGACGTCGGCGCCGCGCTGCGCCGCCTCGCGGCCGACGCGGCCGCCGTCGCGGCCAAGCCGCACCCGGACACCGTCCGCGCTGCCCAGGCCGGCCAGCGGCTGTCCGTGGTGTGCCGCTGGATCCTCAACAAGCCCGACGCCGCCAACCATGTCGACCGCCTCGCCCAGGAATCCGAAACCCCCGAGGACGACGGCCGCCTGGACGTCGACGGCGTCCTCGTCTTCGCCTGCCTCCTCTACCTGACCGACCATCGCGAGAGCGCCCAGTTCTGGTGGCAGCTCGCCGCCGGGGCCGGCCATCGCGCCGCCGCCTACTGCCTGCACCTGCACCACCTCGCCCTCGGCGAGACGAGGGAGGCACGGCACTGGCTGCATGTGGTCACCGACGACGTCCTCGACTCCGAAGCCCCCGACGGCACTTTCCTCGCCACCCTGGAGGCCGTCGCAACGTACGTCCGCAGGACCGGCTTCAGCCTCGCC includes:
- a CDS encoding sigma-70 family RNA polymerase sigma factor gives rise to the protein MGNGDVTTDVSPQDGGHGQPVQAPPPDLPLDFEGFYLGHQEFFHDFAEIHLGSRRTAEQVVHQVFLEILGGWDELLQQGDLEQQTLAVLHRGVTRRLEEDGRPPAFLINGPIAKNLEAVRSQLELNSSASGLYEAILELPTRQFTVIVLRHLLGYPTRRIARYMGLDTRTVDYHGRKGKERLRIRLGLPAAPGKNKKAGQ
- a CDS encoding HIT family protein, whose amino-acid sequence is MTDSGCVFCEIVSGRAPATVVREWGDALAIVPLGPVVEGHTLVIPKQHVADFGEDPEVSAVTMRRAAELAAGDAPMNIITSRGREATQSVFHLHLHLVPRRENDGLALPWYSGHTRRRTVRG